One region of Molothrus aeneus isolate 106 chromosome 1, BPBGC_Maene_1.0, whole genome shotgun sequence genomic DNA includes:
- the RNF152 gene encoding E3 ubiquitin-protein ligase RNF152, which produces METLSQDSLLECQICFNYYSPRRRPKLLDCKHTCCSVCLQQMRTSQKDLRCPWCRGITKLPPGYSVSQLPDDPEVIAVIAIPHTSEHTPVFIKLPSNGCYMLPLPLSKERALLPGDIGCRLLPGSQQKSLTVVTIPAEQQPLQGGLPAEAGAEEPDRRGAVKSSTWSGVCTVILVACVLVFLLGIVLHNMSCISKRFTVISCG; this is translated from the coding sequence ATGGAGACCTTATCCCAGGACTCTCTGCTGGAGTGCCAGATTTGCTTCAACTACTACAGCCCCCGCCGGCGGCCCAAGCTGCTGGACTGCAAGCACACCTGCTGCTCCGTGTGCTTGCAGCAGATGAGGACCAGCCAGAAGGACCTGCGCTGCCCCTGGTGCCGTGGGATCACCAAGCTGCCTCCGGGGTACTCTGTGTCACAGCTGCCCGATGACCCCGAGGTGATTGCCGTCATTGCCATCCCCCACACCTCGGAGCACACCCCTGTCTTCATCAAACTGCCCAGCAATGGGTGCTACATGCTACCCTTGCCTCTCTCCAAGGAgcgggcgctgctgccgggAGACATTGGCTGCCGTCTCCTGCCCGGCAGCCAGCAGAAGTCCCTGACGGTGGTGACGATCCCCGCGGAGCAGCAGCCGCTGCAGGGCGGCCTTCCCGCCGAGGCGGGAGCGGAGGAGCCGGACCGGAGAGGCGCTGTGAAAAGCTCCACCTGGTCGGGGGTGTGCACTGTGATCCTGGTGGCCTGTGTCCTGGTCTTCCTCCTGGGCATCGTCCTCCACAACATGTCGTGCATTTCCAAGCGCTTCACGGTGATCTCCTGCGGCTga